The following proteins come from a genomic window of Scylla paramamosain isolate STU-SP2022 chromosome 46, ASM3559412v1, whole genome shotgun sequence:
- the LOC135094807 gene encoding zinc finger and SCAN domain-containing protein 12-like, producing MSESEDGSGILGGGGALEMNMVALPKMDGAPLDQLGLGGPGSGLAPLGATPQHYTPASSASPQTLLEGVMAPGSRALGTVSPAVTFSGAGGAGGEQYGSLEYVTQMPLGEAQAKFPEALVSVDNVSFVDMNDAAIKGAAASGPLELYFDVINPAGTAPPQTAPAPPGHHARHEHQTPKAQLLERAYTDLFLQQQQQQEQQAAQEQQQQQQQQQEEDNEPEQILSDVGQAGLAQLEADTLPPPLQDYRKAVKVEKRTSAPQHPHHLHHHHHHHLQQQQQQQQQQQQQQQQQQQQQHQQHQQQQQQQQQQQQQTQRQVQHSHRLQQQQQQQQQQQQQQQQQQQQKSFQFQQTQVRTTQALQQVQQQQQQQQLPQQQQKSFQQGGVSKGGEGGGGGGSQGAEVAAAGAVVVAAAQHLPLVSRSGRPIRRRPEYVEYVSQNLKEEEEGPVPPAPPPPPLELPVKVEAMAGVEFEEEEVPEEEEDPMEEDGDSGEEDLEGGGGLCSGDGKKSLPHKKRIPRKLKAARRHSLKSHRCAQCGQQFCTQHQLAAHRLTHTPPPTRPKPFRCEICSRGLDTQLKFFEHLKGHYEPNKKHRCEVCGGEFESAAALQEHALVHSREHFKCELCNKTFRKESMLEVHLKVAHVEEEEAGSAAEKPYSCLACPKSYRTQMALDSHVQAEHFENPPEFNCEDCYRVFKSKTKLMTHRKAEHKEEAPQAKGAPRKKVKVGKSVKGGYACTMCTRVFTHKNSLVYHIRGHTGERPHQCEQCGKSFYAASALKVHLRLHSGEKPYKCQKCEKYFRQWGDLRYHTDSVHSEKRQYQCEFCGKDFKRKYCLVVHRRIHTGEKNYKCEFCGKAFRAASYLQNHKRIHTGERPHPCPDCGKPFRVRSDMKRHRQTHMRDGSSSSTTITPPAPHTTQAGTPQSPSPTVTAQLVSSTISSQPQLILPDQVAVPGNTEQPIRIMVSGLNAQHVAAAVHPPPAHRQSQHVAVPVSGNIATLTTAPVSPGGTTTLSPEVIIMDDSTHQPINLNIIPRMIATEQVASSPHSSHALVTEEEVGEYQLANPGRSTLEVRGEEGSVYVWHGVFTN from the exons ATGTCAGAGAGTGAGGATGGCAGTGGCATCctgggcggcggcggggcgCTGGAGATGAACATGGTGGCGCTGCCCAAGATGGACGGGGCGCCCCTGGACCAGCTGGGCCTGGGCGGGCCAGGAAGTGGCCTGGCTCCGCTGGGTGCCACGCCACAGCACTACACGCCGGCGTCCTCTGCCAGTCCCCAGACGCTGCTGGAGGGTGTGATGGCGCCGGGGTCGCGGGCGCTGGGCACGGTGAGCCCCGCTGTGACGTTCAGCGGGgcggggggggcggggggagagCAGTACGGCAGCCTGGAGTATGTGACGCAGATGCCGCTGGGCGAGGCGCAGGCCAAGTTCCCCGAGGCGCTGGTCAGCGTGGACAACGTGTCCTTCGTGGACATGAACGACGCAGCCATCAAGGGTGCCGCCGCCTCCGGGCCCCTCGAGCTGTACTTTGATGTCATCAACCCCGCCGGCACTGCGCCCCCCCAGACCGCCCCCGCCCCCCCAGGCCACCATGCTCGCCACGAGCACCAGACCCCCAAGGCACAGCTGCTGGAGCGGGCCTACACTGACCTGTtcttgcagcagcagcagcagcaggagcagcaggcagcccaggagcagcagcagcagcaacagcagcagcaggaagaggacaATGAACCGGAGCAGATCCTGTCAGATGTGGGACAGGCCGGCCTGGCACAGCTGGAAGCTGAcacactgccgccgccgctgcagGACTACCGCAAGGCTGTCAAGGTGGAGAAGAGGACCTCTGCTCCCCAGCACccccaccacctgcaccaccaccaccaccaccacctacagcagcagcagcagcaacagcagcaacagcaacaacaacaacaacaacagcaacaacagcagcatcaacagcatcaacagcagcagcaacagcagcagcagcagcaacagcagacaCAGCGGCAGGTGCAGCACTCACACagactgcagcagcagcaacagcagcagcagcaacaacagcaacaacagcagcagcagcagcaacagaaatcATTCCAGTTCCAGCAGACACAGGTGCGGACCACTCAGGCCCTGCAGcaggtgcagcagcagcagcagcagcagcagctaccacagcagcagcagaagtcaTTCCAGCAGGGAGGGGTGAGCAAgggtggtgaaggtggcggtggtggtggcagccaGGGGGCtgaggtggcggcggcaggggcggtggtggtggcagcagcgcAGCACTTACCGCTGGTCTCCCGCAGCGGGCGGCCCATCCGCCGCCGGCCGGAGTACGTGGAGTACGTCAGCCAGaacctgaaggaggaagaggaggggccgGTGCCCCCAGCCCCACCCCCCCCACCCCTGGAGCTGCCAGTGAAGGTGGAGGCCATGGCTGGCGTggagtttgaggaggaggaggtgccagaggaggaggaggatcccATGGAGGAGGACGGGGACTCTGGGGAGGAGGACCTGGAGGGGGGCGGGGGCCTGTGCTCCGGGGACGGCAAGAAGTCCCTGCCACACAAGAAGCGCATCCCCCGCAAGCTGAAGGCCGCACGGCGCCACTCCCTCAAGAGCCACCGCTGCGCCCAGTGTGGCCAGCAGTTCTGCACGCAGCACCAGCTGGCCGCACACCGTCTCACGCACACCCCGCCCCCAACCCGCCCCAAGCCCTTCCGCTGCGAGATCTGCAGCCGCGGCCTGGACACGCAACTCAAGTTCTTTGAGCACCTGAAGGGGCACTATGAGCCCAACAAGAAGCACCGGTGTGAGGTGTGCGGCGGGGAGTTTGAGAGTGCCGCCGCGCTGCAGGAGCACGCCCTGGTGCACTCCAGGGAGCACTTCAAGTGCGAGCTGTGTAACAAGACCTTCCGCAAAGAGAGCATGCTGGAGGTGCACCTCAAGGTGGcccacgtggaggaggaggaggcgggcagTGCGGCGGAGAAGCCTTACTCCTGCCTGGCGTGCCCCAAGAGTTACCGCACACAGATGGCGCTGGACTCCCACGTGCAGGCCGAGCACTTCGAGAACCCCCCGGAGTTCAACTGCGAGGATTGCTACCGGGTGTTCAAGTCCAAGACCAAGCTGATGACGCACCGCAAAGCAGAGCACAAGGAGGAGGCGCCCCAGGCCAAGGGTGCGCCCCGCAAGAAGGTCAAGGTGGGCAAGAGTGTCAAGGGAGGCTATGCCTGCACCATGTGCACCAGAGTCTTCACCCACAAGAACTCCCTCGTCTACCACATCAGGGGACACACcg GTGAGCGGCCCCACCAGTGTGAGCAGTGTGGGAAGTCGTTCTATGCGGCCAGCGCCCTCAAGGTGCACCTCAGGCTGCACAGCGGGGAGAAGCCGTACAAGTGTCAGAAGTGTGAGAAGTACTTCCGCCAGTGGGGAGACCTGCGCTACCACACCGACTCTGTGCACTCGGAGAagag GCAGTACCAGTGTGAATTCTGCGGCAAGGACTTTAAACGCAAGTACTGTTTGGTTGTCCACCGTCGCATCCACACGGGAGAGAAGAATTATAAATGTGAGTTTTGCGGCAAGGCGTTCCGAGCTGCGTCGTACCTGCAGAACCACAAACGCATtcacacag GGGAGCGCCCACACCCGTGCCCAGACTGTGGCAAGCCCTTCAGAGTGCGTTCCGACATGAAGcgccacagacagacacacatgagGGAcggctcctcctccagcaccaccatcaccccccctgcaccacacaccacccagGCCGGCACCCCCCAGTCTCCATCACCCACCGTCACGGCCCAG CTTGTGTCCAGCACCATTAGTAGCCAGCCACAGCTCATCCTGCCAGACCAGGTCGCTGTGCCTGGCAACACTGAACAACCCATCAGAATTATGGTATCCGGTCTCAACGCACAGCACGTGGCAGCCGCTGTGCACCCACCGCCCGCACACCGCCAGTCCCAG cACGTGGCAGTCCCGGTATCAGGGAACATTGCCACCCTGACCACGGCGCCAGTGTCCCCGGGCGGCACCACCACGCTGAGCCCTGAAGTCATTATCATGGACGACAGCACACACCAGCCCATCAACCTCAACATTATTCCTCGCATGATTGCCACGGAACAGGTCGCCTCGTCCCCACACAGCAGTCACGCGTTAGtcactgaggaggaggtgggcgaG TACCAGCTTGCCAACCCGGGCCGCAGTACCCTGGAGGtgcggggagaggagggcagcgTGTATGTCTGGCACGGGGTCTTCACTAACTGA